The following coding sequences are from one Streptomyces sp. NBC_01294 window:
- the mfd gene encoding transcription-repair coupling factor yields the protein MSLHGLLDAVTRDAALAEAVTAAGDGNRMHVDLVGPAAARPFAIAALARQTERTVLAVTATGREAEDLAAALRSLLPPDEVVDYPSWETLPHERLSPRSDTMGRRLAVLRRLVHPSKDDPAAGPVSVIVAPIRSVLQPQVKGLGDLVPVSLRQGGSGDLGEITAALAAAAYARVELVEKRGEFAVRGGILDVFPPTEEHPLRVEFWGDEVEEIRYFKVADQRSLEVAEHGLWAPPCRELLLTDSVRERAAALAEAHPELGELLNKIAEGIAVEGMESLAPVLVDDMELLIDVLPAGSMAVVCDPERVRTRASDLVATSQEFLMASWAATAGGGEAPIDVGAASLRGIAEVRDRARELNMMWWSVSPFAADETAGGDTLKLAMHAPEAYRGDTARALADTKGWIADGWHTVYLTEGHGPAARTVEVLGGEGIAARLEADLRTLEPSLVHVACGSLDNGFVDPVLRLAVLTETDLTGQRTATKDLGRMPTRRRKTIDPLTLEAGDYIVHEQHGVGRYVEMVQRTVQGATREYLLVEYAPAKRGQPGDRLYIPTDQLEQVTKYVGGEAPTLHRLGGADWTKTKARAKKAVKEIAADLIKLYSARMAAPGHTFGPDTPWQRELEDAFPYAETPDQLTTIAEVKEDMEKSVPMDRLICGDVGYGKTEIAVRAAFKAVQDGKQVAVLVPTTLLVQQHFGTFSERYSQFPVNVKALSRFQNETESKATLEGLGEGSVDVVIGTHRLFSQETRFKDLGLVIVDEEQRFGVEHKEQLKKLRANVDVLTMSATPIPRTLEMAVTGIREMSTITTPPEERHPVLTFVGPYEEKQIGAAIRRELLREGQCFYIHNRVESIDRAAAKLREIVPEARIATAHGQMSEQALEQVVVDFWEKKFDVLVSTTIVESGIDISNANTLIVERGDNFGLSQLHQLRGRVGRGRERGYAYFLYPPEKPLTETAHERLATIAQHTEMGAGMYVAMKDLEIRGAGNLLGGEQSGHIAGVGFDLYIRMVGEAVADYRAAIEGGVEEEPPLEVKIELPVDAHVPHDYAPGERLRLQAYRSIASANSEADIKAVREELTDRYGKLPEPVENLLLVAGLRMLARACGVGDITLQGHNIRFGPVELRESQELRLKRLYPGSVLKPATSQVLIPRPKAGKIGGKPVVGRELLAWTGEFLTTILGS from the coding sequence ATGAGCCTGCACGGACTGCTCGACGCCGTCACCCGGGACGCCGCCCTCGCCGAGGCGGTCACCGCGGCCGGGGACGGCAACCGCATGCACGTGGACCTGGTCGGCCCCGCCGCCGCGCGGCCCTTCGCGATCGCCGCGCTGGCCCGGCAGACCGAGCGGACCGTGCTGGCGGTCACCGCCACCGGGCGCGAGGCCGAGGACCTGGCCGCCGCGCTGCGCTCCCTGCTGCCACCCGACGAGGTGGTGGACTACCCGTCCTGGGAGACGCTCCCGCACGAACGGCTCAGCCCCCGCAGCGACACCATGGGCCGCCGGCTCGCCGTCCTGCGCCGGCTCGTGCACCCGAGCAAGGACGACCCGGCCGCGGGGCCGGTGAGCGTGATCGTCGCCCCCATCCGGTCCGTGCTCCAGCCGCAGGTCAAGGGGCTCGGGGACCTGGTCCCGGTCAGCCTGCGCCAGGGCGGCAGCGGCGACCTCGGCGAGATCACCGCGGCGCTGGCCGCCGCCGCGTACGCGCGCGTCGAGCTCGTCGAGAAGCGCGGGGAGTTCGCCGTGCGCGGCGGCATCCTCGACGTGTTCCCGCCCACCGAGGAACACCCGCTGCGCGTCGAGTTCTGGGGCGACGAGGTCGAGGAGATCCGCTACTTCAAGGTCGCCGACCAGCGGTCCCTGGAGGTCGCCGAGCACGGGCTGTGGGCCCCGCCCTGCCGCGAGCTGCTGCTGACCGACTCGGTACGGGAGCGGGCCGCTGCCCTCGCCGAGGCGCACCCCGAGCTCGGCGAGCTGCTGAACAAGATCGCCGAGGGGATCGCCGTCGAGGGCATGGAGTCCCTGGCACCGGTCCTGGTCGACGACATGGAACTGCTGATCGACGTCCTGCCGGCCGGGTCGATGGCCGTGGTCTGCGACCCGGAGCGGGTCCGGACCCGGGCCTCCGACCTCGTGGCGACGAGCCAGGAGTTCCTGATGGCGTCCTGGGCGGCGACGGCGGGCGGCGGCGAGGCCCCCATCGACGTCGGCGCGGCCTCGCTGCGCGGGATCGCGGAGGTCCGCGACCGGGCCCGCGAGCTGAACATGATGTGGTGGTCGGTCTCCCCCTTCGCCGCCGACGAGACGGCGGGCGGCGACACGCTCAAGCTCGCCATGCACGCCCCGGAGGCGTACCGCGGCGACACCGCCCGGGCACTGGCCGACACCAAGGGCTGGATCGCCGACGGCTGGCACACCGTCTACCTCACCGAGGGCCACGGCCCCGCCGCCCGCACCGTCGAGGTGCTCGGCGGCGAGGGCATCGCGGCCCGGCTGGAGGCGGACCTGCGCACCCTGGAGCCGAGCCTGGTCCACGTCGCGTGCGGTTCCCTCGACAACGGTTTCGTCGACCCGGTGCTGCGCCTGGCCGTCCTCACGGAGACCGACCTGACGGGCCAGCGCACCGCCACCAAGGACCTCGGGCGGATGCCGACCCGGCGCCGCAAGACGATCGACCCGCTGACCCTGGAGGCCGGCGACTACATCGTCCACGAGCAGCACGGCGTGGGCCGCTACGTCGAGATGGTCCAGCGGACGGTGCAGGGCGCCACCCGCGAGTACCTCCTCGTCGAGTACGCCCCCGCCAAGCGCGGCCAGCCCGGCGACCGGCTCTACATCCCCACCGACCAGCTGGAGCAGGTCACCAAGTACGTCGGCGGCGAGGCCCCGACCCTGCACCGGCTCGGCGGCGCCGACTGGACGAAGACCAAGGCGCGCGCGAAGAAGGCGGTCAAGGAGATCGCCGCCGACCTCATCAAGCTCTACAGCGCGCGCATGGCGGCCCCCGGCCACACCTTCGGCCCCGACACCCCCTGGCAGCGCGAGCTGGAGGACGCCTTCCCGTACGCGGAGACGCCCGACCAGCTCACCACGATCGCCGAGGTCAAGGAGGACATGGAGAAGTCGGTCCCCATGGACCGGCTGATCTGCGGCGATGTCGGATACGGCAAGACCGAGATCGCCGTGCGCGCCGCGTTCAAGGCGGTCCAGGACGGCAAGCAGGTCGCCGTTCTCGTGCCGACGACCCTGCTCGTGCAGCAGCACTTCGGCACCTTCTCGGAGCGCTACAGCCAGTTCCCGGTCAACGTGAAGGCGCTGTCGCGCTTCCAGAACGAGACCGAGTCGAAGGCCACCCTGGAGGGCCTGGGGGAGGGCTCGGTGGACGTGGTCATCGGCACCCACCGGCTGTTCTCGCAGGAGACCAGGTTCAAGGACCTGGGCCTGGTCATCGTCGACGAGGAGCAGCGCTTCGGCGTGGAGCACAAGGAGCAGCTGAAGAAGCTCCGCGCCAACGTCGACGTGCTGACGATGTCGGCGACGCCGATCCCGCGCACCCTGGAGATGGCGGTGACCGGCATCCGCGAGATGTCGACGATCACCACCCCGCCGGAGGAGCGACACCCGGTGCTCACCTTCGTCGGCCCGTACGAGGAGAAGCAGATCGGCGCGGCCATCCGCCGTGAACTGCTGCGCGAGGGCCAGTGCTTCTACATCCACAACCGGGTCGAGTCCATCGACCGGGCGGCGGCCAAGCTGCGCGAGATCGTGCCCGAGGCGCGGATCGCGACGGCGCACGGCCAGATGTCGGAGCAGGCCCTGGAGCAGGTCGTCGTGGACTTCTGGGAGAAGAAGTTCGACGTGCTGGTGTCGACGACGATCGTCGAGTCCGGCATCGACATCTCCAACGCCAACACCCTCATCGTGGAGCGCGGCGACAACTTCGGCCTGTCCCAGCTGCACCAGCTGCGCGGCCGGGTGGGCCGCGGCCGCGAGCGCGGGTACGCGTACTTCCTGTACCCGCCGGAGAAGCCGCTGACGGAGACCGCGCACGAGCGGCTCGCGACGATCGCCCAGCACACCGAGATGGGCGCCGGCATGTACGTGGCGATGAAGGACCTGGAGATCCGCGGCGCGGGCAACCTGCTCGGCGGCGAGCAGTCCGGCCACATCGCGGGCGTCGGCTTCGACCTCTACATCCGCATGGTCGGCGAGGCCGTGGCCGACTACCGGGCCGCGATCGAGGGCGGGGTGGAGGAGGAGCCGCCGCTGGAGGTCAAGATCGAGCTGCCGGTCGACGCGCACGTCCCGCACGACTACGCGCCGGGCGAGCGGCTGCGCCTGCAGGCGTACCGGTCCATCGCCTCCGCCAACTCCGAGGCGGACATCAAGGCGGTACGGGAGGAGCTCACCGACCGCTACGGCAAGCTGCCGGAGCCGGTGGAGAACCTGCTGCTGGTGGCCGGGCTGCGGATGCTCGCCCGGGCCTGCGGCGTCGGCGACATCACCCTGCAGGGCCACAACATCAGGTTCGGGCCGGTGGAGCTGCGCGAGTCGCAGGAGCTGCGGCTCAAGCGCCTCTACCCGGGGTCGGTGCTCAAGCCCGCCACCTCACAGGTGCTGATCCCGCGGCCCAAGGCGGGCAAGATCGGCGGCAAGCCGGTGGTCGGGCGGGAACTGCTCGCCTGGACGGGGGAGTTCCTCACCACCATCCTCGGGTCCTGA